Proteins from a genomic interval of Microbacterium phyllosphaerae:
- a CDS encoding SDR family NAD(P)-dependent oxidoreductase, with translation MNWNPDRLPDRTGRTIVVTGATAGIGYFAAEQIAASGAEVVLASRSESKLRLAEASIRDQVPGASVRSVVIDLSSLDSVSRAADELRALPRVDGVLLNGGAMTGWRGAPTADGLPPILGTHVISNVRLLAGILPSLIATGEAEGVASRIVHTSTGFVSQFRLGVEDVSATPRTAIAAYTKAKTITEVFAFELDRRLRAAALPVASLVVRPGVGVDAKTPERAGIRDATTPYQRNPYTPWAQGKDTAAWAAVRALTDPTAQGGEYYAPAGRLRGLPVRVEPLPRTHTPSAELAQSVWDQLEELADVRLGLPIRR, from the coding sequence GTGAACTGGAATCCCGACCGTCTTCCCGACCGGACCGGACGCACGATCGTCGTCACGGGCGCGACCGCGGGCATCGGCTACTTCGCTGCCGAGCAGATCGCCGCCTCCGGCGCCGAGGTCGTGCTCGCGTCGCGGTCCGAGTCGAAGCTGCGCCTCGCCGAAGCATCCATCCGCGACCAGGTGCCCGGAGCCTCCGTGCGGAGCGTGGTGATCGACCTCTCCTCCCTCGACTCCGTGTCTCGGGCGGCGGACGAGCTGAGGGCGCTCCCCCGAGTAGACGGAGTGCTCCTCAACGGCGGCGCCATGACCGGCTGGCGCGGTGCGCCCACGGCCGACGGTCTTCCCCCGATCCTCGGAACTCACGTGATCTCGAACGTCCGGCTGCTCGCCGGCATCCTGCCCTCCTTGATCGCCACCGGAGAGGCGGAGGGGGTCGCGAGCCGCATCGTGCACACGTCGACCGGATTCGTGTCGCAGTTCCGGCTCGGGGTGGAGGACGTGAGCGCGACCCCGCGTACTGCCATCGCGGCGTACACCAAGGCCAAGACCATCACCGAGGTGTTCGCGTTCGAACTCGACCGCCGCCTGCGGGCCGCGGCCCTTCCGGTCGCCTCGCTCGTCGTGCGGCCCGGAGTGGGCGTCGATGCCAAGACCCCCGAGCGAGCCGGCATCCGCGATGCCACGACGCCGTATCAGCGCAATCCCTACACGCCCTGGGCCCAGGGCAAAGACACCGCCGCCTGGGCGGCGGTCCGCGCGCTCACGGATCCCACAGCACAGGGCGGCGAGTACTACGCGCCCGCCGGACGGCTGCGCGGGCTGCCCGTACGGGTCGAGCCGCTCCCCCGCACCCACACTCCTTCGGCCGAACTCGCGCAGAGCGTGTGGGACCAGCTCGAAGAACTCGCGGACGTTCGTCTGGGGTTGCCGATCCGACGCTGA
- a CDS encoding MFS transporter — protein sequence MNVNDDKLFRKVMLRVLPLAMLGFFLSYLDRVNIGYAQATMSADLGFSNVVYGLGAGLFFIGYFIFEIPSNLILAKVGARRWIARIMITWGLISGLMFIVDSEWMFYLLRFLLGVAEAGFIPGILFYMAHWFPASRRGRAWGIFYIALASSGLIGGPVSGFILSGMDGVWGHAGWQWLFVIEAIPTVLLGIVILFCLQEDYRTVTWLTEPERARLGTLLAAERVDEAETPLRKVFTSKLIWLLTAVYFSYNFALYGISFWLPTLIGDLGITDTVQVGFLSALPSLAAIVSMVTFGFLSDRAGERRKFIAAAFLLSATGFAICIIAGTDPVWGIIGLCLANAGALSIPAIFWSFQTSMLAGTALAGGIALINSTGNLAGFAAPYLIGFVKDATGVATIALYITGAIMIIGAILTMTVRQHRAVNTAEDLPSELVSK from the coding sequence ATGAACGTCAACGACGACAAGCTCTTCCGGAAGGTGATGCTGCGCGTGCTCCCGCTCGCGATGCTCGGCTTCTTCCTCTCGTACCTCGACCGCGTGAACATCGGATACGCGCAGGCGACCATGAGCGCCGACCTCGGCTTCTCGAACGTCGTCTACGGCCTCGGCGCCGGGCTGTTCTTCATCGGATACTTTATCTTCGAGATCCCTTCGAACCTGATCCTCGCCAAGGTCGGCGCGCGCCGCTGGATCGCGCGCATCATGATCACGTGGGGCCTCATCTCGGGTCTCATGTTCATCGTCGACAGCGAGTGGATGTTCTACCTCCTGCGCTTCCTCCTGGGTGTCGCCGAGGCCGGGTTCATCCCCGGCATCCTCTTCTACATGGCGCACTGGTTCCCGGCCAGCCGTCGCGGACGCGCCTGGGGCATCTTCTACATCGCGCTCGCGTCGTCCGGTCTGATCGGCGGACCCGTCTCCGGATTCATCCTCAGTGGCATGGACGGCGTCTGGGGCCACGCGGGATGGCAGTGGCTTTTCGTGATCGAGGCGATCCCGACCGTGCTGCTCGGCATCGTCATCCTGTTCTGCCTGCAGGAGGACTACCGCACCGTCACGTGGCTCACCGAACCCGAGCGCGCGCGTCTCGGCACCCTGCTCGCCGCCGAGCGCGTCGACGAAGCCGAGACCCCGCTGCGCAAGGTCTTCACGAGCAAGCTGATCTGGCTGCTCACCGCGGTGTACTTCTCCTACAACTTCGCCCTCTACGGCATCAGCTTCTGGCTGCCGACCCTGATCGGCGACCTCGGCATCACCGACACCGTGCAGGTCGGGTTCCTCAGCGCCCTGCCGAGCCTCGCCGCGATCGTGTCGATGGTGACGTTCGGGTTCCTGTCGGACCGTGCAGGCGAGCGACGCAAGTTCATCGCCGCGGCATTCCTGCTCAGCGCCACCGGATTCGCGATCTGCATCATCGCGGGCACCGATCCGGTCTGGGGCATCATCGGACTCTGCCTCGCGAACGCCGGCGCCCTGTCGATCCCCGCCATCTTCTGGAGCTTCCAGACCTCGATGCTCGCGGGAACCGCTCTCGCCGGCGGTATCGCGCTGATCAACTCGACCGGAAACCTCGCCGGCTTCGCGGCGCCGTACCTGATCGGCTTCGTGAAGGACGCCACCGGAGTCGCGACGATCGCGCTGTACATCACGGGTGCCATCATGATCATCGGTGCGATCCTCACCATGACCGTGCGGCAGCATCGCGCGGTCAACACGGCCGAGGATCTCCCCTCGGAGCTCGTCTCGAAGTAG
- a CDS encoding amidohydrolase family protein — MPDLYDGPIIDAHHHVWDLGLGRHPWLAPGARVAHRYGDYEPIKRDYLPADYLRDIAGTGVVASVYMEAEWVPGDGMAEVLTIERYREESGVPGSMVAQAWLDAPDAAERLAELAAMPAVKSVRHKPGGATSHAEAEAGVRSLLSDDSWREGYARLAGHGLHFDLQTPWWNLDDAHRLAADFPETTIVIDHAGVLASRDDETVTAWRAALGRVAEAPNVVIKASGLCVAGTPWTVEANRGPIEDLVRIFGAERVMFGSNFPVDGMFIDFRGLVDGYREILSAFDSDAQRAVFHDTAQRVYDPRPLIDAIS; from the coding sequence ATGCCTGACCTCTACGACGGGCCGATCATCGACGCCCACCACCACGTGTGGGACCTCGGTCTCGGCCGTCATCCATGGCTGGCTCCGGGCGCGAGAGTCGCGCATCGGTACGGCGACTACGAGCCCATCAAGCGCGACTACCTGCCGGCCGACTATCTGCGGGACATCGCGGGGACGGGCGTCGTCGCCTCGGTCTACATGGAGGCCGAATGGGTGCCGGGCGACGGCATGGCCGAGGTGCTGACGATCGAGCGGTACCGCGAGGAGTCCGGCGTGCCCGGCTCGATGGTCGCTCAGGCCTGGCTCGACGCTCCGGATGCGGCCGAACGCCTGGCCGAGCTGGCCGCCATGCCCGCCGTGAAGAGCGTTCGGCACAAGCCGGGTGGGGCGACGTCGCATGCTGAGGCCGAAGCGGGCGTGCGCTCGCTGCTGAGCGACGACTCCTGGCGCGAGGGCTATGCGCGTCTCGCCGGGCACGGTCTGCACTTCGACCTGCAGACGCCGTGGTGGAACCTCGACGACGCGCACCGTCTCGCCGCCGACTTCCCCGAGACGACGATCGTGATCGATCACGCCGGCGTGCTCGCGTCACGCGACGACGAGACGGTCACGGCCTGGCGCGCTGCCCTCGGGCGGGTGGCCGAGGCGCCCAACGTCGTGATCAAGGCGTCGGGGCTCTGCGTCGCCGGAACGCCGTGGACCGTCGAGGCCAACCGCGGTCCGATCGAGGATCTCGTGCGGATCTTCGGTGCCGAGCGCGTCATGTTCGGCAGCAACTTCCCCGTCGACGGCATGTTCATCGACTTCCGTGGCCTGGTCGACGGCTACCGCGAGATCCTCTCCGCCTTCGACTCCGACGCCCAGCGTGCGGTCTTCCACGACACGGCGCAGCGCGTGTACGACCCCCGACCTCTCATCGACGCGATCTCCTGA
- a CDS encoding MFS transporter, with the protein MTTVDQGTAARTARPTKIRWWVIVVLFVFYTINCIDRASLSVALPTISAEFLLEPAVQGVILSAFFWTYCLFQIPGGAAADRFGPRRVIGIAAVIWGSFTALAGLAVNAVMLVLSRLGLGAFEAPYMPSANKLVTRWLPAKHRSTGVTLIDSGAPLGSAFGALVVTGLITATGSWRWSFLIIGVATIVIGIGVALFIRNHPSEHPLVNRAEEELIRSGGVEERVEEEPPGMSRATVFWMVVGRIGWAMVFWGLVTWGPTYLSQARGLDLAAMGFATFLIFLCGAVGEILSGILADTLQKRMSPNRAFKLLFGGSGALSLLALAALPFVSDAATAVTLLCIGVFFNLFGGLYWTIPGRLAKPERVGVVGGVMNFAGTSAGIVVPIVAGLLVQFTGGYTAVLIYLAVCAAIYLVGSLSIDFEGRGVRKAVAHA; encoded by the coding sequence ATGACCACCGTTGACCAGGGCACCGCCGCCCGCACCGCCCGCCCCACGAAGATCCGCTGGTGGGTCATCGTCGTGCTGTTCGTCTTCTACACGATCAACTGCATCGACCGGGCGTCGCTGTCGGTCGCCCTGCCCACGATCAGCGCTGAGTTCCTGCTCGAGCCTGCTGTGCAGGGCGTCATCCTCTCGGCGTTCTTCTGGACGTACTGCCTGTTCCAGATCCCCGGTGGAGCGGCCGCCGACAGGTTCGGACCGCGCAGGGTGATCGGCATCGCCGCCGTGATCTGGGGTTCGTTCACGGCCCTCGCGGGCCTTGCCGTGAACGCCGTGATGCTCGTGCTCAGCCGCCTCGGCCTCGGAGCCTTCGAGGCGCCGTACATGCCGTCGGCCAACAAGCTCGTCACCCGTTGGCTGCCGGCGAAGCACCGGTCCACCGGCGTCACGCTCATCGACTCCGGCGCTCCGCTCGGATCCGCCTTCGGCGCGCTCGTCGTCACCGGCCTGATCACGGCGACGGGCTCGTGGCGCTGGTCGTTCCTCATCATCGGCGTCGCGACGATCGTGATCGGCATCGGCGTGGCGCTGTTCATCCGCAACCACCCGTCGGAGCATCCGCTCGTCAACCGCGCCGAGGAGGAGCTGATCCGCTCGGGCGGCGTCGAGGAGCGCGTGGAGGAGGAACCGCCGGGCATGAGCAGGGCGACCGTCTTCTGGATGGTCGTCGGGCGCATCGGCTGGGCCATGGTCTTCTGGGGCCTGGTCACCTGGGGGCCGACGTACCTCTCACAGGCTCGGGGCCTCGACCTCGCGGCGATGGGATTCGCGACTTTCCTCATCTTCCTGTGCGGAGCCGTCGGTGAGATCCTCAGCGGCATCCTCGCCGACACCCTGCAGAAGCGGATGTCTCCGAACCGCGCCTTCAAGCTGCTTTTCGGAGGATCCGGTGCCCTCAGCCTGCTCGCGCTCGCCGCACTGCCGTTCGTGAGCGATGCCGCGACAGCGGTGACCCTGCTCTGCATCGGCGTGTTCTTCAACCTGTTCGGCGGCCTCTACTGGACGATCCCCGGTCGTCTGGCCAAGCCCGAGCGCGTCGGCGTCGTCGGCGGAGTGATGAACTTCGCCGGCACCTCGGCGGGCATCGTCGTGCCGATCGTCGCGGGTCTCCTCGTGCAGTTCACCGGCGGCTACACCGCGGTGCTCATCTACCTCGCCGTCTGCGCCGCGATCTATCTCGTCGGCTCGCTGTCGATCGACTTCGAGGGGCGTGGCGTGCGCAAGGCGGTCGCGCATGCCTGA
- a CDS encoding amidohydrolase family protein, translating to MTREAARRIREARLPDGYELRIVDAHHHFWDLDGDGHWPWIQDEYNEDFFLGDYTAMRRSFLPRQYLAATEGWDVIGTVHCEAERSRSEQVEEDDFLQGLSDATAGRFPLAAVAHVGFLQHDRDEVLDAHAQRSIVRGIRSKPVIAARADERANGAGTLHDPEWVEGIAALEAHGFSWDLRVPYYHLAEAADVLADFPDLPVVVNHCGLPLDRSADGLRVWRDGMERLAALPRTVVKVSELGLYRNLWDRPSNEVVVRDTLSIFGADRALFASNLPVATLTAPDFDEVMDTILVGAAGLDAAGLDALFRGTAARVYRLDLSSLPSASLSKDH from the coding sequence GTGACCCGCGAGGCCGCTCGCCGCATCCGCGAGGCGCGTCTCCCCGACGGATACGAGCTGCGGATCGTCGACGCGCATCACCACTTCTGGGATCTCGACGGCGACGGCCACTGGCCCTGGATCCAGGACGAGTACAACGAGGACTTCTTCCTCGGCGACTACACCGCCATGCGCCGTTCCTTCCTGCCGCGCCAGTACCTGGCGGCGACCGAGGGCTGGGATGTCATCGGCACCGTGCACTGCGAGGCCGAGCGCAGCCGCAGCGAGCAGGTCGAGGAGGACGACTTCCTCCAGGGGCTCAGTGACGCCACCGCCGGACGATTCCCGCTCGCCGCCGTCGCGCACGTCGGGTTCCTGCAGCACGATCGCGACGAGGTCCTGGACGCTCACGCGCAGCGCTCGATCGTCCGCGGCATCCGCTCGAAGCCCGTGATCGCCGCTCGCGCCGACGAGCGTGCGAACGGGGCGGGCACGCTCCACGACCCGGAGTGGGTCGAGGGGATCGCCGCCCTCGAGGCGCACGGATTCTCGTGGGATCTGCGGGTGCCCTACTACCACCTGGCCGAGGCGGCTGACGTGCTCGCCGACTTCCCCGACCTCCCCGTCGTGGTGAACCACTGCGGCCTGCCGCTCGACCGCTCCGCCGACGGACTGCGTGTGTGGCGCGACGGCATGGAGCGCCTCGCCGCGCTGCCCCGCACCGTCGTCAAGGTGTCGGAGCTCGGCCTGTACCGCAACCTCTGGGATCGCCCGTCGAACGAGGTCGTCGTCAGAGACACCCTCTCGATCTTCGGTGCCGACCGCGCGCTGTTCGCCTCGAACCTTCCGGTCGCGACGCTCACCGCTCCCGACTTCGACGAGGTCATGGACACGATCCTCGTCGGCGCCGCAGGACTCGACGCCGCAGGTCTCGACGCCCTGTTCCGCGGCACCGCTGCACGGGTCTACCGACTCGACCTCTCTTCACTTCCCTCCGCTTCACTCTCCAAGGACCACTGA
- a CDS encoding homoserine dehydrogenase gives MTRTPVRVALTGARGGFGRTFLAQLRSIDRMTATQLIDPDVDGVRTLIADLGGLPDAEPIPGHDDVRWDEIDVLVEASGRVEAGYRYAAEAISRGIHVVMVSKEIESVAGVSLANAARERGVGYLPGDGDQPANLLRLLDWVEKVGLHVVALGKSGEYDLVFDPATGILDQQGERIDASGLGDHLFLADDIDETLAARAAIVAPLKRAAAADSCEMAVVSLYSGATADTERMHYPVARPSELADIYARRSDGGLIGTDRAVDVFSALRLPGETSFAGGVFTIVTTGDDEVWGLLAGKGHIVSRSGEYACIYWPYHFMGVETPLTIDAVTSGSTPFAEPRHHTVLAARASEALAAGTTFEVRGHHHEIAGVRPVIIDRADALSDTDDALTAAYYLLSGARLVRDVAEGDLIRISDLEGVADDVRAAFVEGVRL, from the coding sequence ATGACCCGCACTCCTGTTCGCGTCGCTCTCACCGGCGCACGCGGAGGCTTCGGCCGCACCTTCCTCGCCCAGCTCCGGTCGATCGACCGGATGACGGCGACGCAGCTCATCGACCCCGATGTCGACGGCGTGCGCACCCTCATCGCCGACCTCGGCGGTCTTCCCGACGCCGAACCGATCCCCGGTCACGATGACGTCCGCTGGGACGAGATCGATGTGCTCGTCGAGGCCTCCGGTCGCGTCGAGGCGGGCTACCGCTATGCCGCAGAGGCGATCAGCCGCGGCATCCACGTCGTGATGGTCAGCAAGGAGATCGAGAGCGTGGCGGGCGTCTCGCTCGCCAACGCGGCGCGGGAGCGCGGTGTCGGCTACCTCCCCGGAGACGGTGACCAGCCCGCCAACCTGCTGCGCCTGCTCGACTGGGTCGAGAAGGTCGGCCTGCACGTCGTGGCGCTCGGCAAGTCCGGAGAGTACGACCTCGTCTTCGACCCCGCCACCGGCATCCTCGACCAGCAGGGCGAGCGGATCGACGCGTCAGGTCTCGGCGATCACCTGTTCCTCGCGGACGACATCGACGAGACCCTCGCCGCACGCGCCGCGATCGTCGCCCCGCTCAAGCGCGCTGCCGCCGCCGACTCGTGCGAGATGGCCGTCGTCTCGCTCTACTCGGGTGCCACCGCCGACACCGAGCGGATGCACTACCCGGTCGCGCGTCCCAGTGAGCTGGCCGACATCTACGCCCGCCGCTCCGACGGCGGCCTGATCGGCACCGACCGCGCGGTCGACGTCTTCTCGGCACTGCGCCTGCCCGGTGAGACGAGCTTCGCCGGCGGCGTCTTCACGATCGTCACGACCGGAGACGATGAGGTCTGGGGCCTGCTCGCGGGCAAGGGGCACATCGTCTCGCGCTCGGGCGAGTACGCCTGCATCTACTGGCCGTACCACTTCATGGGCGTCGAGACGCCGCTCACGATCGACGCCGTGACGTCCGGCTCGACGCCGTTCGCCGAGCCGCGCCACCACACCGTGCTCGCCGCTCGGGCCTCCGAGGCGCTCGCCGCCGGAACGACGTTCGAGGTGCGAGGGCACCACCATGAGATCGCCGGCGTCCGCCCCGTGATCATCGACCGCGCCGATGCGCTCAGCGACACCGACGATGCGCTCACCGCCGCCTACTACCTGCTCTCCGGCGCGCGACTCGTGCGTGACGTCGCCGAGGGCGACCTCATCCGCATCTCCGACCTCGAGGGTGTCGCGGACGACGTGCGCGCCGCGTTCGTGGAGGGTGTGCGACTGTGA
- the otnK gene encoding 3-oxo-tetronate kinase, whose product MIEIGAVADDFTGATDLAIALRERGFRAVVSIEDSPLDPQNLGDADAVVVALKTRTAPVPTAVAQSVRAVAALEALDARQFYVKYCSTFDSTPEGNIGPILDAVMDELGEQRTIVVPSFPDNGRTVYRGHLFVGEELLEHSPMRHHPLTPMTQSRLRDILAPQTGREIHEIAAPTVWAGPAALRGALASSPAGYTVVDAITDADLETIATAVSDWRVVSGGAGLALGMTGPRPGTLSQIEPVPGRRLIVCGSASAKTRAQIAHAAETLPSRKLDIEALATDPESVIAEAVSWLQGLAADEIPVVYSVGSLDDIRRGSAGNTVAGLIEDVLSEIVSRAVESLGVTQVIVAGGETSGAVVQHLGIQRLHIGPRIAPGVCWSAADAAHGPLTIALKSGNFGSEDMFTTAWRALDDLTD is encoded by the coding sequence GTGATCGAAATCGGCGCAGTCGCAGACGACTTCACCGGCGCGACGGATCTCGCCATCGCCCTGCGCGAACGCGGCTTCCGTGCGGTGGTGTCGATCGAGGACTCTCCCCTCGACCCTCAGAACCTCGGCGATGCGGATGCCGTCGTCGTGGCGCTGAAGACGCGGACCGCCCCCGTCCCCACTGCCGTCGCCCAGAGCGTGCGCGCCGTCGCGGCCCTCGAAGCGCTCGATGCGCGGCAGTTCTATGTGAAGTACTGCTCGACCTTCGACTCCACCCCCGAAGGCAACATCGGTCCGATCCTCGACGCCGTGATGGACGAGCTCGGCGAACAGCGCACCATCGTCGTGCCGTCCTTCCCCGACAACGGCCGCACCGTCTATCGCGGTCACCTCTTCGTGGGCGAGGAGCTGCTCGAGCACTCCCCCATGCGCCATCACCCGCTCACCCCGATGACGCAGTCGCGGCTCCGCGACATCCTCGCCCCGCAGACCGGCCGCGAGATCCACGAGATCGCCGCCCCGACCGTCTGGGCGGGCCCGGCAGCACTGCGCGGCGCGCTGGCGTCGTCACCCGCGGGGTACACCGTGGTGGACGCGATCACCGACGCCGACCTCGAGACCATCGCCACCGCCGTCTCCGACTGGCGCGTGGTGAGCGGAGGAGCGGGCCTGGCTCTCGGGATGACCGGCCCACGCCCCGGCACGCTCTCGCAGATCGAGCCGGTGCCAGGGCGACGCCTGATCGTGTGCGGCAGCGCCTCGGCCAAGACCCGCGCGCAGATCGCTCATGCAGCCGAGACTCTGCCGTCCCGCAAGCTCGACATCGAAGCCCTCGCGACAGACCCCGAGAGCGTCATCGCCGAGGCGGTGTCGTGGCTGCAGGGCCTGGCCGCCGACGAGATCCCCGTCGTCTACTCGGTCGGCTCGCTCGACGACATCCGCCGCGGGTCCGCGGGCAACACCGTCGCGGGGCTCATCGAGGACGTGCTCTCGGAGATCGTCTCCCGCGCCGTCGAGAGCCTCGGCGTCACCCAGGTGATCGTCGCGGGCGGCGAGACCTCGGGAGCCGTCGTCCAGCACCTCGGCATCCAGCGTCTGCACATCGGCCCTCGCATCGCGCCCGGCGTCTGCTGGAGCGCCGCCGATGCCGCGCACGGCCCCCTCACCATCGCACTCAAGTCCGGGAACTTCGGCTCCGAGGACATGTTCACCACCGCCTGGAGGGCGCTCGATGACCTCACCGATTGA
- a CDS encoding class II aldolase/adducin family protein, with product MTSPIDDLIAAGARVAAAGISPGSSGNVSILADDLVYMTGTGTDLGRLSEDDIAVVTREGTFVRGAKPSKELALHLAFYEKNVGHTAVVHLHSPFAVAASCLEPWSETSAIPPLTPYFVMRVGQSPLVPFRVPGDPDLAAQLLALPHAFHGALLANHGQIVSATTLDAAIEAAIELEEACRITLLTDGKPRRLLPAEDVAALAARWGTPWAESAALVR from the coding sequence ATGACCTCACCGATTGACGACCTGATCGCCGCGGGCGCCCGCGTCGCGGCAGCGGGGATCAGCCCCGGAAGCAGCGGCAACGTCAGCATCCTCGCCGACGACCTGGTCTACATGACGGGCACGGGCACCGACCTCGGCCGCCTCTCGGAAGACGACATCGCGGTCGTCACGCGCGAGGGCACGTTCGTGCGCGGCGCGAAGCCCTCGAAGGAGCTCGCTCTTCATCTGGCCTTCTACGAGAAGAACGTCGGCCACACGGCGGTCGTGCACCTGCACTCCCCGTTCGCGGTCGCGGCGAGCTGCCTCGAGCCCTGGTCGGAGACGAGCGCGATCCCGCCCCTGACTCCCTACTTCGTCATGCGCGTGGGGCAGAGCCCGCTCGTCCCGTTCCGCGTGCCCGGCGACCCCGACCTCGCGGCACAGCTGCTCGCGCTCCCGCACGCGTTCCATGGCGCGCTGCTCGCCAACCACGGGCAGATCGTCTCCGCGACCACGCTGGACGCCGCGATCGAGGCGGCGATCGAGCTCGAAGAGGCATGCCGCATCACGCTGCTCACCGACGGCAAACCCCGGCGCCTGCTTCCCGCAGAGGACGTCGCCGCACTGGCCGCGCGGTGGGGCACTCCCTGGGCCGAGAGCGCCGCCCTCGTTCGCTAG
- a CDS encoding DeoR/GlpR family DNA-binding transcription regulator — translation MTKPASAASTPLIPEQRRELIVKHLRREGVLSYRQLTDLVGVSHMTIRRDISVLEEAGRVLATPGGAKIASRLVTEPSRFEKARQDVAEKDGMARHAASLVTESMTIYLDAGTTIQAMRPHLESIRDLTVVTNDLAIIAAFLDHPTADIIAIGGRVEKANQSTTGRLAALTLHELSIDIAFLSSSSWDLRRGVTTPTESKIAPKTAALESASETVLVAGSSKYGTFGRYRVLDLTDLDMIVTDAGLSDATATGIEELGVSVVRTGGDAG, via the coding sequence ATGACGAAGCCCGCCTCTGCCGCATCGACGCCGCTCATTCCCGAGCAGCGACGCGAGCTCATCGTCAAGCACCTCCGCCGCGAAGGGGTGCTGAGCTATCGCCAGCTCACAGACCTCGTCGGTGTCAGCCACATGACGATCCGCCGCGACATCTCGGTGCTCGAAGAGGCCGGCCGCGTGCTGGCCACGCCAGGGGGCGCCAAGATCGCCTCACGTCTGGTGACCGAGCCGTCGCGTTTCGAGAAGGCCCGTCAGGACGTCGCCGAGAAGGACGGGATGGCACGCCATGCGGCATCACTCGTCACCGAGTCGATGACGATCTACCTCGATGCGGGCACGACGATCCAGGCGATGCGGCCCCACCTCGAGAGCATCCGCGATCTGACCGTCGTGACGAACGACCTCGCGATCATCGCCGCATTCCTCGACCACCCCACGGCGGACATCATCGCGATCGGCGGGCGGGTCGAGAAGGCCAACCAGTCGACGACCGGTCGACTGGCCGCCCTCACCCTGCACGAGCTGTCGATCGACATCGCCTTCCTCTCGTCATCGTCATGGGATCTGCGCCGAGGCGTCACCACGCCGACCGAATCGAAGATCGCCCCCAAGACGGCGGCCCTCGAGAGCGCGAGCGAGACGGTGCTCGTCGCCGGCAGCTCGAAGTACGGCACCTTCGGCCGCTACCGCGTGCTCGACCTCACCGATCTCGACATGATCGTCACGGATGCCGGCCTCAGCGATGCCACGGCGACAGGGATCGAAGAGCTCGGAGTCTCGGTCGTCCGCACCGGCGGAGACGCCGGATAG